In one window of Opitutus sp. GAS368 DNA:
- a CDS encoding DUF2442 domain-containing protein: MDTAQTVIPALTALRCWVQGRRIYLEINARRSVSFPASKYNALANASQSELEKIQLVNAGRTIQWESLDEAIAVDDVANNRFFHTPKAVAVHAG; the protein is encoded by the coding sequence ATGGACACCGCCCAAACCGTCATTCCCGCCCTCACCGCCCTGCGCTGCTGGGTCCAGGGCCGGCGCATTTATCTTGAGATCAACGCCCGCCGCTCGGTCAGCTTTCCCGCCAGCAAATACAACGCGCTGGCCAACGCCTCGCAGTCCGAGCTCGAGAAAATCCAGCTGGTCAACGCCGGCCGGACCATCCAGTGGGAGTCGCTCGACGAGGCCATCGCGGTGGACGACGTGGCGAACAACCGCTTCTTCCACACGCCCAAGGCGGTGGCGGTTCACGCGGGATAA
- the bshA gene encoding N-acetyl-alpha-D-glucosaminyl L-malate synthase BshA — MSDRPLKIGITCYPSVGGSGILASELGEELAQRGHAIHFISYEPPFRMPAGPNVFFHPVQVSSYDLFKYPDYTLPLSVKMAEVSRVHRLDVLHVHYAVPHATAAILARAMLHAEHRLRIITTLHGTDTTLLGRDPGYGPAIRHALEHSDAITTVSEFMRGETVRLLGVQRPVEVIHNFFAPHAPRRSRAEVRRELGVTDGEALLLHISNLRPLKRLDLLLETVAKLPAATAFKLVVLAGGDPAPLRAEATRLGLAGRLVVRERVSDVEDYLQTADAGLFTSEMESFCLSILELMSFGCPSAAFAVGGIPEVTRSGETGLLVPLGDTAALAQAVGTLIADPARRAALGRAAQQRAREHFSAAAIVPRYEALYRRVCGI; from the coding sequence GCTGGGCGAGGAACTGGCCCAGCGGGGCCATGCGATCCATTTCATCAGCTATGAGCCGCCGTTCCGCATGCCGGCCGGTCCGAACGTGTTTTTCCACCCGGTGCAGGTCAGCAGCTACGACCTGTTCAAGTATCCCGACTACACCCTGCCGCTCTCGGTGAAGATGGCCGAGGTCAGCCGGGTGCACCGGCTCGATGTCCTGCACGTCCACTACGCCGTGCCGCACGCCACCGCCGCCATCCTCGCCCGCGCCATGCTGCACGCGGAGCACCGCCTGCGCATCATCACGACGCTGCACGGCACCGACACCACGCTGCTCGGCCGCGACCCCGGCTACGGCCCGGCCATCCGGCACGCCCTCGAGCACTCCGACGCCATCACGACTGTTTCCGAGTTCATGCGCGGTGAAACCGTGCGCCTGCTCGGCGTGCAGCGCCCGGTCGAGGTCATCCACAATTTCTTCGCCCCGCACGCCCCGCGCCGCTCCCGCGCCGAGGTGCGGCGCGAACTCGGCGTGACCGACGGCGAGGCCCTGCTCCTGCACATCTCGAACCTGCGCCCGCTCAAGCGCCTCGACCTGCTGCTGGAGACCGTCGCGAAACTTCCCGCGGCCACCGCCTTCAAGCTCGTCGTGCTGGCGGGGGGCGACCCGGCGCCGCTCCGGGCGGAAGCCACCCGGCTCGGTCTGGCCGGCCGTCTCGTCGTGCGCGAGCGCGTGAGCGACGTGGAGGACTACCTGCAGACGGCCGACGCCGGCCTGTTCACCTCGGAGATGGAAAGTTTCTGCCTCAGCATCCTGGAGCTGATGAGCTTCGGCTGTCCCAGCGCCGCGTTTGCCGTCGGCGGGATCCCGGAGGTCACGCGCTCCGGCGAAACCGGGCTGCTGGTGCCGCTGGGCGACACCGCCGCGCTGGCGCAGGCCGTGGGCACGCTCATCGCCGATCCCGCCCGCCGCGCCGCGCTCGGTCGCGCCGCGCAGCAGCGCGCCCGGGAGCACTTTTCCGCCGCCGCCATCGTCCCGCGCTATGAAGCGCTTTACCGGCGGGTCTGCGGAATTTAG